The following are from one region of the Rosistilla carotiformis genome:
- a CDS encoding RbsD/FucU family protein, with amino-acid sequence MLLQELLHPKINEVLARGGHYSKVLIADSNYPAYHTLGPNAELVSLNLSPGLVSVCQVLAALLTAVPIDAAHTMMYPKSGPYALPADPPVWDSFRQMFADAGNDLQLQSIEQMAFYDAVNSREHILTIQTGDQAIFANLLLTIGVRRSASCGKKPGSRSSRGDQ; translated from the coding sequence ATGCTCCTTCAAGAACTGCTGCATCCGAAAATCAACGAGGTCCTCGCACGCGGGGGCCATTACAGCAAAGTGCTGATCGCCGACTCGAATTATCCGGCCTATCACACGTTGGGGCCCAACGCGGAATTGGTTAGCCTGAACCTTTCGCCCGGTCTGGTGTCGGTTTGCCAAGTGCTTGCAGCCTTGTTGACGGCGGTTCCGATCGACGCCGCCCATACGATGATGTATCCGAAATCGGGACCCTACGCGTTGCCGGCCGATCCGCCGGTGTGGGATTCGTTTCGGCAGATGTTCGCCGATGCCGGAAACGATCTTCAGCTGCAATCGATCGAACAGATGGCCTTCTACGACGCGGTCAATTCACGCGAGCACATCTTGACGATTCAGACGGGCGACCAGGCGATCTTTGCCAACCTGTTGTTGACGATCGGTGTCCGCCGTAGCGCTTCGTGCGGAAAGAAACCAGGGTCAAGAAGTTCGCGCGGGGATCAGTGA
- a CDS encoding tRNA (cytidine(34)-2'-O)-methyltransferase: protein MENDKSSDTSEPDVPSDSLADAAPCLQVDEPPVHVVLYQPEIPQNTGNIGRTCVAVGAKLWLVRPLGFQIDAHSVRRAGVDYWHMLNLQLVDSIGEVQQALPQRKFWYFSRFARRSLWEAEIGLGDAIVFGRESAGLPEEILDLDSPQAIRIPTTEQVRSLNLSNTAAIAVYEVLRQHGRLG from the coding sequence ATGGAAAATGATAAGTCGTCAGATACTAGCGAGCCCGACGTGCCGAGCGATAGTCTCGCCGATGCCGCCCCCTGTTTGCAAGTCGACGAGCCACCGGTGCATGTTGTACTGTACCAGCCCGAGATTCCACAGAATACCGGAAACATTGGGCGGACGTGTGTCGCCGTTGGAGCCAAATTATGGCTTGTCCGGCCGCTTGGTTTCCAGATCGATGCGCACAGCGTCCGCCGAGCCGGCGTCGATTATTGGCACATGCTGAATCTGCAACTGGTCGATTCGATCGGCGAAGTGCAACAAGCCCTGCCGCAGCGGAAGTTCTGGTACTTCAGCCGCTTCGCCCGACGCAGCCTTTGGGAGGCCGAGATCGGCTTGGGGGACGCGATCGTTTTCGGGCGTGAGTCGGCCGGTTTACCCGAAGAGATCCTCGACCTCGATTCGCCACAAGCCATCCGGATTCCAACAACCGAACAGGTCCGCAGCTTGAACCTGTCCAATACTGCGGCGATCGCCGTTTACGAAGTCCTGCGTCAACACGGCCGGTTAGGTTGA
- a CDS encoding DUF1015 family protein produces MPEISAIRALRYNLGHVGNLSDVVAPPADAISPAMQDQLYKRHPAGCVRLIANRAEPGDGADSRDERAARFWRRWQNEGVLQDEAAPEVYIYQHTYLDQGQSVTRRGILCGVRFDSPEDRRLYTALETTDAVVEARFELMRRCAANLTPIVGLCSDPEDRLLQLVEGAIQEGLEITCVDDVGVRHSIWPVSDDRTIGSIQELVGPAPMLVAAGEDPLLASRKYRMWLNDYEGPLASDHPANFVLTLLLRMEDSEDLLASTHPVFRGPTPLTSEDLVARIGECFTCNTIVEGPDSAEVAWKPIAASDHQGRLAIYCGGDRRWVLCEIKEPGIDRLRELCPQASDEWCELSINQLHHLVVADLLQIADATVEPCRTIDDVVATIGEDQGCCIAALVPPIEVDAMETIAVQEERLPANTFHMTHEPLSGLIFNPLQRR; encoded by the coding sequence ATGCCGGAAATTTCCGCAATCCGCGCCCTGCGCTACAACCTTGGTCACGTTGGTAATTTGAGCGACGTGGTCGCGCCGCCTGCCGATGCGATCAGTCCCGCAATGCAGGATCAGCTCTACAAACGGCATCCGGCCGGTTGCGTTCGATTGATCGCCAATCGCGCCGAACCGGGCGACGGTGCGGACAGCCGCGATGAACGGGCGGCGCGGTTTTGGCGACGTTGGCAGAACGAGGGGGTGCTGCAAGACGAAGCCGCTCCCGAGGTCTACATCTACCAACATACCTATCTCGACCAAGGGCAAAGCGTCACGCGGCGGGGGATCCTGTGCGGCGTGCGGTTTGATTCTCCCGAGGACCGCCGGCTGTATACCGCTTTGGAAACGACCGATGCGGTGGTTGAAGCGCGGTTTGAATTGATGCGGCGGTGCGCAGCGAACCTGACCCCGATCGTTGGATTGTGTTCGGATCCCGAGGATCGGCTGCTGCAGTTGGTGGAGGGAGCAATTCAGGAGGGGCTTGAAATCACGTGCGTCGATGATGTCGGCGTGCGACATTCGATCTGGCCGGTCAGCGACGACCGCACGATCGGTTCGATCCAGGAATTGGTCGGCCCGGCGCCGATGTTGGTGGCCGCGGGAGAGGATCCTTTATTGGCCAGCCGAAAGTATCGGATGTGGCTGAACGACTACGAAGGTCCACTGGCCAGCGATCATCCCGCCAATTTTGTGCTGACGCTGCTGTTGCGGATGGAAGACTCGGAAGACCTGTTGGCTTCAACGCATCCTGTTTTCCGCGGCCCCACGCCGCTGACCAGCGAAGATTTGGTTGCACGGATTGGGGAATGTTTCACGTGCAACACGATTGTCGAAGGTCCCGATTCGGCGGAGGTCGCGTGGAAGCCGATTGCCGCCAGCGATCATCAAGGCCGGTTGGCGATCTATTGCGGAGGGGATCGCCGTTGGGTTTTATGTGAGATCAAAGAACCGGGCATCGATCGGCTGCGGGAGCTTTGTCCGCAAGCGAGCGATGAGTGGTGCGAGCTGTCGATCAACCAGCTGCATCATTTGGTAGTGGCCGATCTGTTGCAGATCGCCGACGCCACGGTCGAACCCTGTCGCACCATCGACGATGTGGTTGCAACGATTGGTGAGGATCAGGGGTGCTGCATCGCAGCGTTGGTTCCGCCGATCGAAGTTGACGCGATGGAAACGATCGCAGTTCAAGAGGAGCGTCTGCCAGCGAACACGTTCCACATGACGCATGAACCGTTGAGTGGACTGATCTTTAATCCGCTGCAGCGACGCTAG
- the metF gene encoding methylenetetrahydrofolate reductase [NAD(P)H], with protein MSLSQLFRNGGCPISFELFPPKTPAGFESLYEHVESLKQFDPAFFTCTYGAGGSTQNSTLDVVREVKRRTGKPVASHLTCVGSTQDQLRSYLTEAGALGVDYIVALRGDPPKGETSFTAVEGGFRYANELVDLIHREFPAFGIAVAGYPEVHQEAVDANVDLENLKRKVDAGADCVVTQLFYDNDDFFRFRDACQAAGIEIPIIPGLLPITNFAQAQRIASMCKARLPQGLVDRFNENDTADWQLKVGIEHAQQQTNDLIRRGIDGLHLYVLNKSQAAAEVLAGVDRG; from the coding sequence ATGTCGCTATCTCAGTTATTTCGCAACGGTGGATGCCCGATTTCGTTCGAGCTGTTTCCGCCGAAGACGCCCGCCGGGTTTGAGTCGTTGTACGAACACGTCGAAAGCCTCAAGCAATTCGATCCCGCTTTCTTCACCTGCACGTACGGCGCCGGCGGATCGACGCAAAACAGCACCTTGGATGTCGTCCGCGAAGTGAAGCGACGAACGGGCAAACCGGTCGCATCGCACCTGACCTGCGTCGGTTCGACTCAGGACCAATTGCGCAGCTACCTTACAGAGGCCGGCGCGTTAGGCGTCGACTACATCGTCGCGCTCCGTGGCGATCCGCCCAAGGGAGAGACTTCGTTCACCGCGGTCGAAGGCGGTTTCCGGTATGCCAACGAACTGGTCGACCTGATCCATCGCGAATTCCCCGCCTTCGGGATCGCCGTGGCGGGCTACCCCGAAGTCCATCAGGAAGCGGTCGACGCCAATGTCGATTTGGAAAACCTGAAACGCAAGGTCGATGCGGGGGCTGACTGTGTCGTCACGCAATTGTTCTACGACAACGACGACTTCTTCCGTTTCCGCGACGCCTGCCAAGCGGCGGGAATCGAAATACCGATCATTCCCGGTCTGTTGCCGATCACCAATTTCGCGCAGGCCCAGCGGATCGCTTCGATGTGCAAAGCCAGGCTTCCGCAAGGATTGGTCGACCGGTTCAATGAAAACGATACGGCCGATTGGCAATTGAAAGTTGGCATCGAACATGCTCAACAGCAGACGAACGATCTGATCCGTCGTGGCATCGACGGGCTGCATCTGTATGTGCTCAACAAGAGCCAAGCGGCGGCAGAAGTTTTGGCGGGCGTCGATCGCGGCTGA
- a CDS encoding ParB/RepB/Spo0J family partition protein translates to MTKDRRLGKGLAALLGTPIENERGGDIGLSTDPRPASSADEGPVVQRATKLQASDIDDGTTPAGKLVHLNVYEIDNNPFQPRRQFNPDEIAALAESLKSHEQLQPVIVRRDGQRFQLISGERRLRAAIHAGMTTVRAEIREADDRMVAELAIVENLQRKDLNAVEKAMSFRHYIEQHGCQQNELAKRLKIDRSTVANLMRLLELPTEVLDAIQKEALTAGHARALLPLGDEDLQCELAQTIINEHWSVRQTEAYVSDQLQAEEDLESGERGNATPRKKQVTSPQVSSLERQLRMDLGTKVEIKQSSKGKGKIVVHFTNPDEFERITAMMAGQVSAPEVAAA, encoded by the coding sequence GTGACTAAAGATCGAAGACTAGGAAAAGGTTTGGCGGCGCTCTTGGGCACTCCGATCGAAAACGAACGTGGCGGCGACATCGGATTGTCGACCGACCCGCGTCCTGCATCGTCGGCAGACGAGGGACCGGTCGTGCAAAGGGCGACCAAACTGCAGGCCAGCGACATCGACGACGGAACCACTCCGGCCGGAAAGCTGGTTCATTTGAACGTCTATGAAATCGACAACAATCCATTCCAACCGCGTCGTCAATTTAATCCCGACGAGATCGCGGCGTTGGCCGAAAGTCTGAAGTCGCACGAACAACTGCAACCGGTGATCGTTCGTCGCGATGGACAACGCTTCCAATTGATCTCGGGTGAACGTCGTCTGCGGGCTGCGATTCACGCCGGGATGACAACCGTTCGCGCGGAGATTCGCGAGGCCGATGATCGCATGGTCGCCGAGTTGGCGATCGTTGAAAACTTGCAACGCAAGGATTTGAATGCGGTCGAGAAGGCGATGTCGTTCCGTCACTATATTGAACAGCATGGCTGCCAACAGAACGAACTGGCCAAGCGTTTGAAGATCGATCGCAGCACCGTCGCCAACTTGATGCGTTTGCTGGAACTGCCAACCGAAGTCCTTGATGCGATCCAAAAGGAAGCGCTGACCGCGGGGCACGCGCGGGCTTTGTTGCCGCTGGGCGACGAAGACTTGCAATGCGAACTTGCACAAACGATCATCAACGAGCATTGGTCGGTGCGACAAACCGAAGCGTATGTTTCGGACCAATTGCAGGCCGAAGAGGATCTTGAATCGGGCGAACGTGGAAACGCAACGCCCCGAAAGAAGCAGGTCACGTCGCCTCAGGTTTCTTCTCTAGAACGCCAGTTGCGGATGGATTTGGGAACCAAGGTCGAGATCAAACAGTCGTCCAAGGGGAAGGGGAAGATCGTGGTCCACTTCACCAATCCCGACGAATTCGAACGCATCACGGCGATGATGGCCGGTCAGGTGAGCGCTCCCGAAGTGGCTGCGGCGTAG
- a CDS encoding PEP-CTERM sorting domain-containing protein, whose protein sequence is MCVRSFALLCSLFVSIQSAHADIILVLDTNNKTFSFTGSDTGTLADNTSPDGDAAWYNGSDVLLLATDFVVSSAFQFGSNPISETTAGLGLQFNNTNDLIGIYVASFFAGKENQSGTISTVDVAFDYGSRFTGPNGNELISSFENTVLAPGFEIPIFDFAAFGGNNPTGFNPIQVQSAAAPEPGSLALMASGLAGAAWFRNRKQRGKRPNHSDATVPQPTDRTSA, encoded by the coding sequence ATGTGTGTTCGTTCGTTTGCCCTGCTGTGCAGCCTCTTTGTGTCGATTCAATCAGCGCACGCCGACATTATCCTCGTGCTCGACACGAACAATAAGACGTTTTCGTTTACCGGGTCGGATACCGGAACGCTGGCCGACAATACCTCTCCCGATGGAGATGCTGCTTGGTACAACGGATCGGATGTTTTGTTGTTGGCTACCGACTTTGTGGTTTCGAGCGCGTTCCAATTTGGAAGCAATCCAATCTCCGAAACGACCGCCGGCCTAGGCCTACAATTTAATAACACCAACGATCTCATTGGGATCTATGTAGCCAGCTTCTTTGCCGGAAAGGAGAATCAGTCGGGGACGATCTCGACCGTCGACGTCGCTTTCGATTACGGATCCAGGTTCACAGGGCCGAACGGCAACGAACTGATATCCAGTTTCGAGAACACCGTTCTTGCTCCCGGATTTGAAATTCCAATCTTCGACTTCGCTGCATTTGGCGGAAACAACCCCACGGGCTTCAACCCTATCCAGGTCCAGTCCGCCGCGGCCCCTGAGCCGGGGTCGCTTGCTTTGATGGCCAGTGGCTTGGCCGGAGCGGCATGGTTTCGCAATCGGAAACAGCGTGGCAAGCGGCCAAATCATTCAGACGCCACCGTCCCGCAGCCGACCGATCGAACCTCGGCCTAG
- a CDS encoding S49 family peptidase — translation MSRFLILCSVLACTVGCGKHAIKTDSLIRLVPARVHVSADPIAMQPQVLRDRSPLKTMPVQSGTNRKIALIDVDGLLVNQNQAGIGSMGDNPLDIFREKLDQVEREGDISAVIIRINSYGGGVTASDIMRRELESFRERTGMPIVAVLMDIATGGGYLLATAADQIVAHPTSIVGGFGVILNLYNLEDAMAQFNVSGQTIRAGKFVDIGSPERFLEEDEEELLTEIAEQYNERFREVVLQSRQRIHRDADIFDGRIFTGKKAVELGVVDQVGYIDDAIAAARAYTGDPNSCVVMLHREQDKARTPYAMTPNEPTQLMALPQIPGLMRARLPTFMYIWQPDPGLAP, via the coding sequence ATGTCACGTTTCTTGATTCTTTGCAGTGTGCTCGCTTGCACCGTTGGATGCGGCAAGCACGCGATTAAAACAGATAGCTTGATTCGGTTGGTCCCCGCCCGAGTGCATGTCTCGGCCGATCCGATTGCGATGCAACCTCAGGTTCTTCGCGACCGTTCTCCGCTGAAGACGATGCCCGTGCAATCGGGAACCAATCGCAAGATCGCGCTGATCGATGTCGATGGCCTGCTGGTGAATCAAAACCAGGCTGGGATCGGTTCGATGGGAGACAACCCGTTGGACATCTTCCGTGAGAAATTGGATCAGGTTGAACGCGAAGGCGATATCTCGGCGGTCATCATTCGGATCAACAGCTACGGCGGCGGCGTCACCGCGTCGGATATCATGCGTCGCGAACTGGAATCCTTTCGCGAGCGAACCGGGATGCCGATCGTGGCCGTCTTGATGGATATCGCGACCGGTGGTGGATACTTGCTCGCGACGGCGGCCGACCAGATTGTGGCCCATCCGACGTCGATCGTTGGTGGATTTGGTGTGATCTTGAATCTGTACAATCTCGAAGACGCGATGGCGCAATTCAACGTCTCGGGACAAACGATCCGGGCCGGAAAGTTTGTCGACATCGGTTCGCCCGAGCGATTCTTGGAAGAGGACGAAGAGGAATTGTTGACCGAGATCGCCGAACAGTACAACGAACGGTTCAGGGAGGTTGTGCTGCAATCGCGTCAGCGGATCCATCGCGATGCGGATATTTTCGACGGACGGATCTTCACCGGAAAGAAGGCTGTTGAGTTGGGCGTCGTCGATCAAGTCGGCTATATCGACGATGCGATCGCGGCGGCGCGTGCCTATACGGGTGATCCAAATTCGTGTGTCGTGATGTTGCATCGCGAGCAAGACAAGGCGCGAACGCCGTATGCGATGACCCCCAACGAACCGACTCAGTTGATGGCGTTGCCACAAATTCCTGGCTTGATGCGTGCACGGCTGCCAACGTTTATGTACATTTGGCAACCCGATCCCGGTCTCGCTCCTTAA
- a CDS encoding creatininase family protein, with product MKSILEEITLTDVRDGDFRVAVLPFGATEPHNLHLPYGTDTMESRCIGRAVCEAANAQGGRVVLLPTIPYGTETNMNALPLAMNLNPSTMLMVVKDLVESIQRAGIRKIVFLNSHGGNELKPILRELHGQCASQIFLCNWFQMVRDRYHEIFDVAEDHAGEMETSLALAYFPDFVVRNSDGSLRGDAGATRPMRFEALNEGWVSITRPWHLLTTQSGSGNPHAATADKGRAVMDLIVQRIAPFLAELSQAEIDDTFPFA from the coding sequence ATGAAATCGATCCTGGAAGAAATCACACTGACCGATGTTCGCGATGGCGACTTCCGCGTGGCCGTGCTCCCCTTTGGGGCCACCGAACCTCACAACCTCCATCTGCCCTATGGGACCGACACGATGGAGAGTCGTTGTATCGGGCGGGCGGTTTGCGAAGCGGCCAATGCCCAAGGGGGCCGCGTGGTCTTGTTGCCGACGATCCCCTACGGCACCGAAACGAACATGAACGCGTTGCCGCTGGCGATGAACCTGAATCCGTCGACGATGTTGATGGTGGTGAAGGATCTGGTGGAATCGATCCAACGGGCGGGGATCCGGAAGATCGTCTTCTTGAACAGCCACGGCGGCAATGAGCTGAAGCCGATCCTGAGGGAACTGCACGGCCAATGTGCGTCGCAGATCTTCCTTTGCAATTGGTTCCAGATGGTTCGCGACCGGTACCACGAGATCTTCGACGTTGCCGAGGATCACGCCGGCGAAATGGAGACCTCTTTGGCGTTGGCCTACTTTCCCGATTTCGTCGTCCGTAATTCGGACGGCTCGCTGCGTGGGGATGCGGGGGCAACGCGCCCGATGCGGTTCGAAGCACTCAACGAAGGCTGGGTTTCGATCACCCGTCCATGGCATCTTTTAACGACGCAATCCGGATCGGGGAATCCGCACGCGGCGACGGCCGACAAGGGGCGGGCGGTGATGGATTTGATCGTCCAGCGGATCGCACCGTTCTTGGCAGAGTTGAGCCAAGCGGAAATCGACGACACCTTTCCCTTTGCATAA
- a CDS encoding sugar transferase codes for MTRTLMPNLLGGYRASKALTPLLLSERQLSRELNRERLRSDRREIPFCLIDVVLAPENRRRGDFVKLARLLHRRLRTTDTVGHRGRITVGIVLTDTPQQGGQIVVDDLHHILASAGLKCELELFVYDPVAWQQEHLFDRPDDHDSPSQHLGPPPPMSGRRRGVAKRLVDVVGSGVGLTLAAIPITLACVAIRCTSKGPAIFRQVREGADGKPFTIYKLRTMRIDAEQEQAGLRPLSERDGPAFKIKNDPRITPVGKLLRATCIDELPQLVNVFLGQMSLVGPRPLPWAESRAVASWQRRRLDVKPGITGIWQTAKHEAIAFDDWMRMDLRYVDHGSTWLDMKLIAKTAMVPVKARGNH; via the coding sequence ATGACACGCACATTGATGCCAAACCTGTTGGGAGGCTATCGGGCAAGCAAAGCGCTTACTCCGCTGTTGCTGTCGGAGCGTCAATTAAGCCGTGAATTGAATCGCGAACGGCTCCGTTCCGACCGCCGTGAGATCCCATTTTGCTTGATCGACGTCGTCTTGGCCCCTGAAAACCGACGTCGTGGCGATTTCGTGAAACTTGCTCGGCTGTTGCATCGTCGCTTGCGAACCACCGATACGGTGGGGCACCGTGGCCGAATCACCGTGGGTATCGTCTTAACCGATACACCGCAACAAGGTGGCCAGATCGTGGTCGACGACCTGCACCACATACTGGCGTCTGCCGGACTGAAATGTGAACTGGAACTGTTTGTCTACGATCCAGTGGCCTGGCAACAGGAACATCTTTTCGATCGTCCCGACGATCACGACTCCCCCTCGCAGCACCTGGGTCCTCCGCCACCGATGTCGGGGCGCCGCCGCGGGGTCGCCAAACGCTTGGTCGATGTCGTGGGATCGGGCGTCGGGCTGACGTTGGCTGCGATCCCGATCACGCTCGCCTGCGTGGCGATCCGCTGCACTTCCAAAGGCCCCGCGATCTTCCGCCAAGTTCGCGAAGGCGCCGACGGCAAACCGTTCACGATCTATAAACTGCGGACGATGCGGATCGACGCCGAACAAGAACAAGCTGGATTGCGTCCGTTGAGCGAACGTGACGGGCCCGCCTTCAAGATCAAAAACGATCCCCGGATTACGCCGGTGGGAAAACTGTTGCGGGCGACCTGCATCGACGAACTGCCGCAACTGGTCAACGTCTTCTTAGGGCAGATGTCGCTGGTCGGACCGCGACCACTGCCGTGGGCCGAGAGCCGCGCGGTGGCGTCATGGCAACGCCGACGACTGGATGTCAAACCGGGAATCACTGGCATCTGGCAAACCGCCAAACATGAAGCGATCGCGTTCGACGATTGGATGCGAATGGACTTGCGTTATGTCGATCACGGATCGACTTGGCTGGACATGAAACTGATCGCCAAAACCGCGATGGTGCCGGTCAAAGCGCGCGGCAATCACTGA
- the mch gene encoding methenyltetrahydromethanopterin cyclohydrolase, with product MTQFNQAAFQTANDLEENLAEYRVGSTTIGGATLFDLGIEHRGGLVAGEMLADVCLGAAADVFAAAEPGAIGTGVVVKVATDNPVGACLACQYAGWPLSVGDYSAMVSGPIRLLRGKEQLLEKLGLSERGAIGVAVLEADTYPTEAAVLKIAEECSIEPELLTILIAPTTSIAGNIQVVARSVETAMHKLHEVGFDVNDVLSATGSAPLPPPALKSIDGIGRTNDAILYGGSVTLFVDADQAVIDEIGPKVPSNSSSDYGKTFGEIFASYEYDFFKVDPLLFSPAVVTFVNLRSGISRTFGQLRPDILEASFGCKS from the coding sequence ATGACTCAGTTCAATCAAGCCGCCTTTCAGACCGCCAACGACCTGGAAGAGAACCTCGCAGAATATCGCGTCGGTTCGACGACAATTGGGGGCGCGACGCTGTTCGATCTCGGGATCGAGCACCGCGGGGGGCTGGTCGCTGGTGAGATGCTAGCGGATGTCTGCTTGGGAGCGGCGGCTGATGTCTTCGCCGCCGCCGAACCGGGAGCGATTGGAACGGGAGTTGTTGTGAAGGTGGCGACCGATAACCCTGTCGGTGCCTGTTTGGCATGCCAGTATGCCGGGTGGCCTCTTTCGGTCGGCGATTATTCAGCGATGGTCAGTGGCCCGATTCGCCTGTTGCGTGGCAAAGAACAACTGCTTGAAAAACTGGGACTGTCCGAACGGGGTGCGATCGGTGTGGCGGTGTTGGAAGCGGACACCTATCCCACTGAAGCTGCGGTTTTGAAGATTGCAGAAGAATGTTCGATCGAGCCCGAACTGCTGACGATCCTGATCGCTCCAACAACCAGTATCGCCGGGAACATTCAAGTGGTCGCGCGAAGCGTCGAGACTGCGATGCACAAGCTGCACGAAGTTGGCTTCGACGTCAACGATGTTCTGTCGGCAACCGGCAGCGCGCCGCTTCCGCCGCCGGCGCTGAAGTCGATCGATGGGATCGGCCGCACAAACGATGCGATCCTTTACGGCGGATCGGTCACGTTGTTCGTCGACGCCGACCAGGCGGTGATCGATGAGATCGGCCCGAAGGTTCCCAGCAACAGCTCCAGCGACTATGGCAAAACGTTTGGCGAGATCTTTGCTTCTTACGAATATGATTTTTTCAAAGTCGATCCGCTGTTGTTCAGCCCCGCCGTGGTGACGTTTGTCAATCTGCGCAGCGGGATCAGCCGCACGTTTGGTCAACTGAGGCCCGACATCTTGGAAGCGTCTTTTGGTTGTAAGTCGTAA
- a CDS encoding zinc ribbon domain-containing protein, with product MAIRVTCEKCLTRFNVSDKFAGKKGPCPKCKATIQIPDKSEEVVVHAPVDDGPKDSTGKSVLKPIMREEVRVTKLGIFAVAGSILAAIIAAIVLRSMESVPGWVPPLGALLLAPPLVWSGYTFAREQELEPFYGSELQARVAICSVLFALLWALYAFVPAYVMDYDSVAEMPIGAVLVALAAMLAVGTIISVTTFELETGGGVVHAGFYIIATLLLAMLAGIPLFAWA from the coding sequence ATGGCAATTCGAGTTACCTGTGAAAAGTGTCTGACGCGATTCAACGTCAGCGATAAATTTGCTGGAAAGAAAGGCCCTTGTCCTAAGTGCAAGGCGACGATCCAGATCCCGGATAAATCCGAAGAAGTCGTCGTTCATGCGCCGGTGGACGATGGCCCCAAAGATTCCACGGGCAAGAGCGTTCTGAAACCGATTATGCGCGAAGAGGTGCGAGTTACCAAGCTCGGCATTTTTGCAGTGGCCGGTTCGATCCTTGCCGCGATCATCGCCGCGATTGTTTTGCGATCGATGGAATCGGTACCCGGTTGGGTTCCGCCTTTGGGGGCCTTGTTGCTGGCACCGCCGTTGGTCTGGTCGGGATACACGTTTGCCCGCGAACAAGAATTGGAACCTTTCTATGGCAGCGAACTGCAAGCGCGTGTGGCGATCTGTTCGGTGCTGTTCGCCCTTCTGTGGGCGCTTTATGCGTTTGTTCCGGCTTACGTGATGGACTACGACAGCGTCGCCGAAATGCCGATCGGTGCGGTCTTGGTCGCGTTGGCGGCGATGTTGGCCGTTGGCACGATCATTTCCGTGACGACGTTTGAATTGGAAACCGGTGGCGGCGTCGTGCATGCCGGTTTCTATATCATCGCGACGCTGTTATTGGCGATGTTGGCGGGCATCCCGTTGTTCGCCTGGGCCTGA
- a CDS encoding ParA family protein — protein sequence MGRILCVANQKGGVGKTTTAVNLAAGLARGGYKTLLVDMDPQCNATSALGHEPAKRHPLIDPNTLRDSILVSTEANLDLLPGSRSFQDVDQLAKATGSEASLLRSHLETGLHSYDHVLIDCPPSLGTLTRAALAASTEVLMPIQCEYFAMEGLTQMIHVIREAIQATDGRLTFGGILLTMYDPRLELTHEVDSEVREFFGEIVFDTVVPRDVALTEAPSHGENIFQYAPRSRGAYAYTQLCMEVLGRD from the coding sequence ATGGGTCGGATCTTGTGCGTTGCAAATCAGAAAGGGGGCGTTGGTAAAACCACCACCGCCGTCAACCTCGCCGCCGGCCTGGCTCGCGGTGGGTACAAGACGCTGCTGGTCGATATGGATCCGCAGTGCAATGCGACGAGTGCCCTCGGGCATGAACCGGCCAAACGCCATCCGTTGATCGATCCCAATACATTGCGTGATAGCATTTTGGTGTCGACCGAGGCGAACTTGGACCTATTGCCCGGCAGCCGTTCATTTCAAGATGTCGACCAGCTGGCCAAGGCGACCGGTTCGGAAGCCTCGCTGCTGCGAAGTCATTTGGAGACGGGGCTGCATTCTTATGATCACGTTCTGATTGATTGCCCGCCATCGCTGGGGACCTTGACCCGCGCCGCGTTGGCTGCATCGACGGAAGTATTGATGCCTATCCAATGCGAATATTTTGCGATGGAAGGGCTGACCCAGATGATCCACGTGATCCGTGAAGCGATCCAGGCGACCGATGGTCGGCTGACCTTCGGCGGGATCTTGTTGACGATGTACGATCCTCGATTGGAATTGACGCACGAGGTTGATTCGGAGGTTCGTGAGTTCTTTGGCGAAATCGTGTTCGACACCGTTGTCCCACGCGATGTCGCGTTAACCGAGGCACCTAGCCACGGCGAAAATATTTTTCAGTACGCTCCGCGATCGCGCGGGGCCTACGCTTACACTCAGCTATGCATGGAGGTTCTCGGCCGTGACTAA